A region of Pyxidicoccus parkwaysis DNA encodes the following proteins:
- a CDS encoding c-type cytochrome yields MRRHVLAAVLASTLGLTACGDRQTEPTWNNASGSVALSRDDAFLYVVDADNGVMSVVDTARHEKVGEVKVGRGPERVVVGPDDTVYVSNRAERSVSVIRRGDWNEAARIPVGVEPMGMAVTPGGDTLYVVNSTALDSTEHGTLMAVDTRSLAVRWELPVGEEPRGIALVDNGKRALVSLFRHSDLVTVDLSDSGGGRVQRERTDLYSRANVSNESSSGSAPDIFMPNIRFRPRGMSDVVLTPDAERALAPVLWAREDPIGTPSPGTPGGGDGSLYGGGSPCSTSGVVAPGIVTFDTDDGSPVVDDLDQCRPPPDETPDFPPSTIVSPEPTHAIQGPVAAVVDPSGLWVFVVNRETDNVAVIPMDRRGGPDIVNFTGSSVRQLVRVGSGPSGIAMTRDGRKAFVHNAFDHTVTTLVSDGSSGVANVRAEGTPLALAGDVLEPNAVAGRKLFYSALDSRMTSPSVSASCASCHLDGREDGHVWGFPDGPRQTPSLAGRKVTKTGPFHWSGEFPTLRDFLDATVRRRMGGSALDSVMVSQISSFIDVIPTPDNPHKHETLTAAQQRGAQVFKKAACDTCHEGETLTNNKQADVGTFITSGPIQDDVAVRKVGLNTPSLLGLARTAPYLHDGSALTLKDRLLQGRTTNRHGTTAQLSDAEIDDLVEYLETL; encoded by the coding sequence ATGAGACGGCACGTACTTGCCGCGGTGCTGGCTTCGACGCTGGGACTGACGGCCTGCGGTGACCGCCAGACCGAGCCGACGTGGAACAACGCGTCGGGCTCCGTGGCGCTCAGCCGCGATGACGCCTTCCTTTACGTGGTGGACGCCGACAACGGCGTCATGTCCGTGGTGGACACGGCGCGCCACGAGAAGGTGGGCGAGGTGAAGGTGGGCCGCGGCCCCGAGCGCGTGGTGGTGGGCCCGGACGACACGGTGTACGTGTCCAACCGCGCCGAGCGCAGCGTGTCCGTCATCCGCCGGGGTGACTGGAACGAGGCCGCGCGCATCCCCGTGGGCGTGGAGCCCATGGGCATGGCCGTCACGCCGGGCGGGGACACGCTGTACGTGGTGAACAGCACCGCGCTGGACTCCACCGAGCACGGCACGCTGATGGCGGTGGACACGCGCTCGCTGGCGGTGCGCTGGGAGCTGCCGGTGGGCGAGGAGCCGCGCGGCATCGCCCTGGTGGACAATGGCAAGCGCGCGCTGGTGAGCCTCTTCCGCCACAGTGATTTGGTGACGGTGGACCTGTCGGACTCCGGCGGGGGGCGCGTGCAGCGCGAGCGCACGGACCTGTACTCGCGCGCCAACGTCAGCAACGAGTCCTCCAGTGGCTCGGCCCCGGACATCTTCATGCCGAACATCCGCTTCCGGCCGCGCGGCATGTCAGACGTGGTGCTGACGCCGGACGCGGAGCGCGCGCTGGCGCCGGTGCTGTGGGCGCGCGAGGACCCCATCGGCACGCCGTCCCCGGGCACGCCCGGCGGCGGTGACGGCTCGCTGTACGGCGGCGGGAGCCCGTGCAGCACGTCCGGTGTGGTGGCCCCGGGCATCGTCACCTTCGACACGGATGACGGCTCGCCGGTGGTGGATGACCTGGACCAGTGCCGTCCGCCTCCCGACGAGACGCCGGACTTCCCGCCGTCCACCATCGTCAGCCCGGAGCCCACGCACGCCATCCAGGGCCCGGTGGCCGCGGTGGTGGACCCGTCCGGGCTGTGGGTCTTCGTGGTGAACCGCGAGACGGACAACGTGGCCGTCATCCCCATGGACCGCCGTGGCGGGCCGGACATCGTGAACTTCACCGGCAGCAGCGTGCGCCAGTTGGTGCGCGTGGGCTCGGGGCCCAGCGGCATCGCCATGACGCGCGACGGGCGCAAGGCGTTCGTGCACAACGCGTTCGACCACACGGTGACGACGCTGGTGAGCGACGGCTCCTCGGGCGTGGCCAACGTGCGCGCGGAAGGCACGCCGCTGGCGCTGGCGGGTGACGTGCTGGAGCCCAACGCCGTCGCCGGCCGCAAGCTCTTCTACTCCGCGCTGGACTCGCGCATGACGAGCCCCTCGGTGAGCGCGTCCTGCGCGTCCTGCCACCTCGACGGCCGCGAGGACGGCCATGTGTGGGGCTTCCCGGACGGCCCGCGCCAGACGCCCAGCCTCGCGGGCCGCAAGGTGACGAAGACGGGCCCGTTCCACTGGAGCGGCGAGTTCCCCACGCTGCGTGACTTCCTCGACGCCACGGTGCGCCGGCGCATGGGCGGCTCGGCGCTGGACAGCGTGATGGTGTCGCAGATTTCGTCCTTCATCGACGTCATCCCCACGCCGGACAACCCGCACAAGCACGAGACGCTCACCGCCGCGCAGCAGCGTGGCGCGCAGGTCTTCAAGAAGGCCGCGTGCGACACGTGCCACGAGGGCGAGACGCTCACCAACAACAAGCAGGCAGACGTGGGCACCTTCATCACCAGCGGCCCCATCCAGGACGATGTGGCGGTGCGCAAGGTGGGCCTCAACACGCCGTCCCTGCTGGGCCTGGCGCGCACGGCGCCGTACCTGCACGACGGCAGCGCGCTGACGCTGAAGGACCGCCTGCTGCAGGGACGCACCACCAACCGGCACGGCACCACGGCGCAGCTCAGCGACGCGGAAATCGACGACCTGGTGGAGTACCTGGAGACGCTGTGA